acctgaggaaactgagaccccagGAGGGGCAAGGCTCACTGACATCTCCAAAGCTACAGTTATTTGACCTGAGATCCATGCCATGGACCCACCTCTCCTGACTCCCCGTTCacgtcttgtttttgtttgttattttcccAGGTGTCATCTTGGTCCTGGTCATTTTAACATCGACACTGATGAACACATGAAAGGCAATGCATTGGATGTTCTGGGGAACTCACTGACCAATTCTCCTTCATTGGGTTTTCTGGTGTTAATTAAaggaaacttttattttcagtttttttaaagtctatttttgccttgttttgtttttagtaattaCCAATGTTTGTGTAGGCAGAGAATTAAATCCCTTAGTCAGAGTCTCCTCTTTGTTTTCAGTATACACAAAGACTAGGATTGCGTGGGCAAAGTGTATCCAATGGTCACATTTAAAAGGGAATTTGAAATTGAGCCACAGAGCTTGGCTGTGGTCCTCACGCTAAGTGATTTCAAGAGGAGACATTCGCCCGTGACCAAGGTGACCAGGGCTTTGAAGAGGAGAATGAATCAGGAAAGAGGTGCACAAACAACCCAGGAACCAGATGAAATGCTTCCTTTGAATGGGAATTGCCTACCTTGGGCTAGCAGAAAGGGAGTCAGTGATTCTCAGAGCTCAGGCttgaacctctctctctctctcacacaggATTAATGTCTGTATAGCCATTTTGTTGGCATTTGGGTTGGCATTTCTGCTGCCAGCCAGAGTCCAGCAAATAGACACCTCTGTTGGTGCTCAAGTATCATCTCTTTTCTGCGTTAAAAGAGAAGGCATTTCAGGTAGTGACTCACGGGCCTCTCAGTAGCCTCATTTTCCAGTGTTTTCTGAGGCCAGAGGTGCGAGCCCTTCCCGTGATGCACTGTGCTCCATGGTTGAGCCTCACTTGTCCATGAAGAGTCGAGATGGCATAAAAACGAGTTTCAGGATGTGTTCAAACTTGCCCCGAGTGGCGTGTTTATAGCAACAGGACCCAAGCGGTAAGCTGGCCATAAAGCTTCTGTGGTTTGGATTGGGTCACCCTGTACCTGGGACCCTCAAGAAAGCTTGGAGACACCACGTTTGTTTATTCTGCGGCAGAAACCCAAGAAAACACATTGGAAGGAGCCCTGACCCTTCGTCATCAGCGTTAGCCAGACATGGAAATTCTCTGTAACCACAAGAAAAAAccacatttttaaatgcaaactGCTTTCTTGTCCCACCCAGTCTTCAGTCTCAATGTTCCAATCATTTGGAACTCTCTTCTCAAAGAATGATTACTTTCCTCTTTaattaatcttctttttttttaaatgaaaaatcccTTTTCCCATTATTCACTGTTACAGATCCATTTTCCACCTAGCAGCCAGAACAGATTCCTTTCCAAGTCTTTCTACGGCTCTACATGGGCTGGCCCTGCCCTTCTCTCTGATGTCACTGTGTCTCCTCCCAGCCCttagctccagccacactggcctttgtTTATTTACTAAGCACTTCAGGTTTTCGGGACTGATAAGGATGGACTAGTTGGCATATACACTTGAAACCAcacatcaataatttttattattttttaaaaatttacatacagtaaactCCATTTTTGCCGTTGTTCTGTCCTGTGAGGTTTTCCACATACATAGATTTTTGTAATCACCACTACAAACAGGATATCAAACAATGCCTACACCCGAAAGAATTCCCTCATGCTGCCCCCTCGTAGTCAGTTTCTGTCCCCACCCcatggcaaccactcatctgttcttatacttttgccttttccagactgtGACGTGAAGCGCATCACGCAGTATATTATCCTTTGAAGCTGGCCTCTTTCACCTAGCATGACGCATCTGAGAGTCACGTACGTTGTTGTGTTGTAGCAATAGcccattccttttttctttttttttcgtgagtagcattccattcatggatgtatcacattttttttttaaatccattggAGAATATCTGagtagtttccagtttggggcaattatgaataatgttgctattaatgctgctattaaaaattaatgtacaggtttttgtgtgcatgtaagttttcccttctctataaaaaataaatccctACAGAGATTGCTCAGTCAAAaggtaaatatatgtttaattttttaagttatttttaactttgtaagaacATATCCAACTGCTATCTAGAGTGTCTGTCCTGTATCATATTGCATTCTCATCAGCCATGTACGAGAGTCCCAtttgctccatatccttgtcagcattttGTATTATCAGAATTTTTatattagccattctaataggtatgtaatggtatttcactgtggtttttaatttacatttccctgatgactgatgTGAAtagctgttcatatatttatttgccatctgtatatcttctttggtgaggtacaTGTTCAtccttttgtctgttttaaaaaattgggttctTTGCTTTCtgactgttgagttttgagagttctttgtatactcTGGATACCAGTCCCTCTTAATGTGATGCACAAGGGATGAACAATCAGCTATGAAGTATTCTTGACAAAAAATTGAACCTGAGACTGACCAAGCCTCTAGCCAGAGCTGATACTAGGGGGTGCCAAAAAAGTCAATGATCAAGATAAACAACATTTTAatgcaatgtttttaaaaatagaaatgaatgcaAAACATTTATgaacaaaataccaaaaaattacaTAAAGACAGAATCAGAATTACTGGTTTTCCCTTTGCCCCAGGTTCCATCACGGCTCAGCTGTATTACTGATCTTGACCCTGGTCTAGAGTCTGCATCTAATGACCGTCTTACAGAAAACATGGGAATAGAAGAAAGGTTGAATGAATCTGGTATGTGGGAAACAATAGGATGATGATaagtttattcaataaataaactgcaaaacaaacaaacaaaacccctggAGTGCCAGAGTGGTAGTTACACAGATGTGTTCACTTGACGACACTTCAGCAAACTATAACCTTATATGTGTACTTTTCAACAGTCTGCTATATTAcagtaaaaatcttttttaaaagatggaagaaagggcttccctggtggcgcagtggttgagagtccgcctgccgatgcaggggacacgggttcgtgccctggtccgggaagatcccacatgccgcggagcggctaggcccatgagccatggctgctgagcctgtgcgtccggagcctgtgctccaaaacaggagaggctgcaacagtgagaggcccacgtaccgcaaaaaaaaaaaaaaagatggaagaaaaagcaCCTaaattcaaacagttactaagtTTGGGTGATTCGAttatggctatatatatatatatatatatatttaatttttattcaagtatggttaatttacaatgttgtgttagtttcaggtgcacagcaaagtggatcagttatacatatacatatatctactcttttttagattcttttcccatatagattattacagagtattgagcagagttccctgtgctatacagtaggtccttattagttatccatataattttatttttaatgttgtttCATAATGTTTagtaattgttttataattttataatagtatGTTATATGATTTCTATAACTATAATTACTATTAAAATGTCAGGTTATGTTATATtctcatatatttataattttataatttacacaatttttatgaattataactttatttcaacaaaagtttaaaaaaaaccttaccCAGCTCTGAATTACTAGAGATGCATACTGAACTATGTAGGGGTGAAGTGAATGATAtctggaatttgttttaaaatatttcagaaaaaaaagagaagaaacgaAAAGGGCCAAATGAAATAAATGTGGGAAAAATTGATAATTGTTGAATCTGGGGAATGCATTAGAATCATTACACTCTACTTTTGTATTTGcttgaaatgttttcattataaaaacaaaaaaaaaatagccttgcCTTTCACCCTTAGCTGTCGTCATTTTCTACTCCATTacattgttttatcttttctaaaCTATTATCTGAAAGTATCTTGTTTATTGGTGTATTGTCTCCCTCTTCCGAGAATACAAGCAGCATGAAAACAGGATGTACCTGAGCCATGTTCACTCCTTTACTCCCAGCAACTAAAACAGTTGAAAACAATGAACTTTACCAGCATCTTACTTCTAATATCATTTCTCAAACAGGTGATGCATTGTAGTTGAcgggtattttatttttgatattatttaAAGAAGAAGATCTCAGGATAGCCTCACTTTTTGTCTCAAAGGGATCCCAGCTCTTCACATACATGTCCCAGCTCTTTTCTCCTTGGATGGAGGGCAAGATTTTGATGATGCAGAGACTACATCCCCTCCAGGAGTTCTTCACAATCATTTCATGGCCCCCAAATCTGGTTATTTGCCAATATGTAAAGGCTACAAACCCCAGCACTCTAATTTCACCGACTGTTACATTCCCTTGTGAAGTTGTTAAGATCAAAAATGTTGGGGTTTTATAGGCTCCATCTTCCTTACATTATTTTAAGGCTATAAACGAAGAACAGATGGTACACTCTATAAATCTTGCAATTACCAGCTTCTAATCAGTTCTCAAGGTCAAAGTCAGCTTCCCCATCTTGTGAAGGGGCTATGCAACTCAGAAGAAGTATGTTTCTCTTCCAAAATTTAGGTCCTTAAAAGTGAAAACACAGTTGACGTTTCTCTCATACTTTTTGTGCTTAAAACTAATCTATTTGTTGGtctcatttgttttctcttctgggTTGTGTGTTTGTGGACTTGTGGTATTAGAAGAATCACttttggataaagaaaatatgcatGTTCCTAACAGTTACTGTCTGTTCTCTCTGAAGTCTGTCCAAGATGACATTTAAAGACGCAAGTACATTTGTATAATTGAATTCATCTGGGTGCTTGTTCATTGGGTTGGCCCTTCAGAGTGTACTCCAGGTGCTTCAGGGTAGGACCATCACCCTCATTTTACGTTCAAGAGAGGCAGCCTGGGTAGTCTCTTGGTTCTGACTTCCAAAAATCTCTACTCCATCATTCCTAAATTCTTCCACATTGGTCCTAGGCACTCATGCTCCTTTTCAGATTCCTCGGTGGTTCAGAGCTCAGCAGTCCCCATTCTAGACTTAACCCTGCAAAACATGCTTTTCCATACTTTACGATGGGACGTATGGACACTCCAAGGTGGATTCCAGGGCCAGAGAATTTCAGGACAAGGTGAAGTTGTCAAACAGTGCTGAATTATAGAGCCCTTAGAATCTATATGGCCTACTTGGATGTTTGGAAACACTAAATTTATATTACAATGTACAATATTTTTAAGACTGaggaaaataagtttttattcagtatccattcaacaattatttcctGAGTTCCAGCCATGGGCAGATGCTATAATAAGTGTTGAGATAGTGGCTCTTACCTCCTGGTTCACAATCCAGCAAAGAAATGGTGCATAAACAATCGCTATAATGCAAACTGATTAGTACTATAAATAAGCCTTTCCCATCCTTCTTTGAATGAGTTTATGGCCGGGAGTTATAACGACGATGTATTTTGGGGAGCTATTTCCTTATGCTGGAGTACCTTCCACGTATTACAGTAttccctttaatcctcacaagagcaCTGATGTTGTAGgtattatcattctcattttacaggtgaggaaactgaagcttagagagatgAGACAGGCCTCACAGTCTGACAAGTGGCAAGTCTGGTACTTAGGGTCGTTCTTGTTTCCCAATCATGGGAACATAAGCTGGACTCTGCAGGTACCAGGTTATGTTCCCTTTAGACAGGGCTGTGTCCCAATTTGGACACTAGAGGGAACTAAGAGAGCAAAGTAATGAGAAGAATTTGCCTCTGGGCGACCTCTCCGAACAGCCACAACAAATTGACCTACCCAAATTCATCTTTGAAGGTGGATTAACTATAATTGCAATGGTGAGAAGGCAGATCTGAACCTACTGCACATTCCATTTACAGAAAAGGGCAAGGATCACTTAGGAGTCATCTTTCATCCGAAGCCCTTCAGCCCGCTGCTTCTTTTACCCATATTGGGGAATATTTGTGGAATTTATTGATGTCTGTGTACAGTCACAACACATAACTCACTTGCTTCTGCTCATCCTATAGCTGATTCCAAACCAGGGCTGCTGTGCAAACAGCTGCTCAACTAGAAACTGGTCCAAGTGAAAGTAGTGAAGTTCACCGGCGGGCTGCATACACACTCCTGACATGCCCCCCACGACCCCCTTTATTCCAGCTCCCAGAGCAGTGAGTGGCTGGTATGGTCCCCGCTCCATTGGCTCCACTGGCAGCAACGCAAAGGACTGATCCATCCGCATGACCATCATCCTGAAATATGCTTCATGAGGAGGGAGTTCTCAGGCTGTCACTTACAGGATTACCTCTTCACTAAGCAGCATCAGATGGCTTTGGAAACAAGTCAACACTCCCTGCTGTTTCAATCCTTTCCTCCTTAGAGTTTTGCCATTAGTTTCTAGGTAGCTTTTCCAGCATGTTTTACAACTCATAGGGAATAGAATATGTAGCTGAAAACTACTGGAAAAAACGAATTCACGTTTTAgggaaagtatttaaaaataatcactgaCCTATGTGTCTTCAAAAAGTACTTTCTCATGTGCTTCGGTCCCACATGAGACTATCCATGTTTGGTTAAAACCAAACAGAGCCTTTTCAACCCGGCCACACCCTGGGGTGATGCAATAGTAATCAAGATACAGGCACGGACATGCTTCTGGACATGAAGCTGGCCCGAAGCTCAGGCCACCCTACGGTCCAACAGACTGTGGATCAACGAGCTAATGTTCAGAGAGACCTCCCTCCAAGACGTACTCCATGGCAGGAATTTGAGACAGCTTGGCCCTTATTCTGTGTTTAGGAAAGGGGCagccagcaattttttttttaaagttagggaAGTTATGCAAACAGAACTCTGCTTTAGTAAGATGGGTTTGGTGGCATGACGGGGGATAGATTAAAGATTAGGATTGAAGACAGGGAGGAGGGTGTATGGACGTAAGTAAGCACGTGGGGAGGGAAAGAACATGGAAGGAACATTTCAGGGCTGGAACTAACAGCTCTGAGTTGTTGATTGAAtgtgggaaaaaaggaagaaggtatAAATATGACGACCTCACATTCTTTGAGCTTTTACTACGTGCAAGTTAGCAAGcagtttacaaaaattaactcatttgATTCTGACAAACTAAATGAGGAATTATCATCGTCCACCTTTCCTGggacaggaaactgaggcacagagaggctaagtcacTTGTCAGAGGtcactaggatttgaacccagagggTCAAAGTCCAGAACCTCCATTCGTCACATACGCTACAAGGTCTCTTCTCCAGTCCGGGGGACGCGGAGGACAGTGACGTCACTGGCTGAGATAGGAAGTCAGGAGCAGCAGGTGTGTGCTTGGGTGggtcagtgggggtgggggagggcagacaAGGTGGCGTTTTGGATGTGTGTGGAATGTGGATGTTCTACCAGCACCACAAGTGGAGATGGACAGCAGGCTTCCGGTCCCCACACGGAGAGGGAGctggttttcattaaaaataatgaaacatctGTAAACAGGCTGTTGGCTAACTCTCCCAGTCAAACTATTCCAGAAAGTCCTGCTATGCTCACAGACAGGAGTCCCATGCCCCAGCTAAAGGTCTGGCCAGAGATTTAGGAAGATCAGGTTCATCAGCAAGGTGCTCAGGGTCCCTGGGCTGCACCGAGGTCTACAAAGGAGACCACACCCCAGCCTGGAATAAGGAGGAGGGATCAGTGTCTCTGAGACTCCCTCAATTTATCCCAAGTCCCCTCCTCATTCCAAGGAATCAGTGCTTCTCAACACTGCCCGCTCATCAGGATCACCCAAGGAGCTTTAAAAACCACCAAtgcccaggccacaccccagaACCAATTAAATCAGACTATGTCAGGGTGAGCATAGGCAGTTTTGAAAAGCTCTCTAGGTGACTCCTATGTGAGGTCCTAGTTAAGCACCAGAGCACAGAAGGAGGATTTGTCTTTGGAGATGATCAGAGAGCAGGGTAATGACTAACATCTATAaagtacttttcatttcataaGACACTTTCACATACATGGCCTTATGGCCTTATTTAAGGAGCATCTTACCATTATTCACTGGTTGGAAGGGGAAACCATGACTCACAAAgagaaatgacttgctcaaggccaaACAGTTACTTACCAGAAAAGCCACGACTAGAATCCAGATCTGCTGACCTCAAGTTCAGGTTTCTTTCGTAAGGTCACATGGGGCAGTGCCACGGACAGAAGGCCAAGCTCATCTGTATTCACATAGAAAGGTGAGAGTGTAggtactttttaaagtaattacgATCCACAGGAGAGGATCTTAAAATAGAGCTGCAGCTGTGTGCCAGGGTGTAAAGGGGTGGAACACCTGGAATGTAGCCAGGCCAGTAAGAGCTGGTGAAGCCCAGGTGTCCCACTGGCAAGTGGCTGTGGGAGGGACCAGGCAGGGGGTGAGTGGGACTGAGGGTAAGAGAGGGAGGCCCAGGGCAGGACCTGGAGTGGCACTGCCCAGGGTCAGAAGGCCTGGGCTCCAGATATAAGCCTTTGGGCCACCTACAGTTGTAGTGGTGGAAATAGCAAATCTGAGTAATTCCTGAAGGCTTTTACCGGTTTATAGGAATTCTTCTGGGACTTTAGGGGCACACTATCTTACTAACCAGATAACAATCACCTGCTAATTTGTACAGAGctgtataattaaaaatacactctCTTTTCCCGTTTTCACAATGGCCTGAGGTATTATCCTACCTCAGCAGCTTCATGAGTAAAACTGGTACAATAATACCTCACAGGGACACTAAGaggataaatgaaagaatgtgtCTAGccaaatgcctagcacatagaaggtgctgaataaatattagtGCCATTTGGGGTTTCTTCTTTGTGGAATGTGGATGGTGAGGTTCCGCATTCTGAGACCCATCTGGTGTTCAGAGTGTGGCATCCAGAGCCAGACTGCTAGGTTCAAGCCCCACCAATCATCTAGCTTGTAAACCTCGGACAACTTAGTTACCCACacaaagcttctgtttcttccagTGTGAAACAGAAATAACATGTGAACCTTCTTGTGTGgtggttgggaggattaaatgagataatgcatggaaAACTCTTAGCATAGTCCCTGGCATCCAATCACTGTTCAACAGTTATTAACGAATCCCATTAAACGTGACTTGCCTAAAATCCCCCAAGGTTCAAGTGGATAAGCGAACCCTGGAATCTAGGCCAGTACCGTTTCTGCTCCACCCAGGCAGCTTCCACTGAAATGGAGCTAACACTGATGGAGGGCCAGCTGCATCTCAGAAACTGACATCAAGGCAAAGCACTTCACAGGGATACGACGAGGCCGAGGGGGGCGGGTAATTCTCTTCAGGTCACAGAACTAGTAAGCTGGGGATATGGGAGTCAAACTGTCTGACCTCAAGTCCCACAACCATTGTCCATACCAGTGGCTCTCAGATTCTagagtgcatcagaatcacctggagggcttgctaAAATCCAGATTCCAGGCCCTTCTCTCAGAGTTTTTCACTCAGTCTGCTGATgtagggcctgagaatttgcattcctaacaagttcccagatggtGTCAATGCTGCTGGTCCGGGGACCACTTCTAGAGAACTTGGTCTATACTAAGCTGCCTTTGTTTGGTACGATTCCTTGTAATGAAAGACTGTGGTGCTCTAACATCTGCACAAGCTCTGCTGACCTCTCAGGCTGCCGGAAGCCCCAAGGAGAGCCCTGGGGCACACTCAAGAAATGTGTCCCTGTTAAGCTCCTCAGAGCCTCATGACACCACCCACAGCCTTGTCAGATGCACACAGATTTTGTCAGGCACAGTCTACGGGTTCAGAGCCAGCACTCCCAGTtaggtgttttattatttattcacttgACAGGAAACATACATTTGGTGGTATAAAACACCATGCTACTGGCTTAACTAGTTGCTGTCGTACAACAGAACTCCTCTGGGCTTTCAAGAAGCCCTTGCATGGCCAACTGAGGATGGCTCAGTCACTGGAGAGAAGAACCCTGCCACGAAGAAGAGACCCACTGCCAGGCCCTCTCTGGGCAGCCTCTGCCCCACAGCCCTCCAGAGCCATTCACACACGTtgggcatcatcaaaataatGGTCATGCTGGGAGGAATGGGTGCTCTGAACTAGAAGAGGGTCTTAAAACCAGAGCATACCAGGCAATTCATATATATTACAAACATATAAATTAAGAGGTCTACACGTATACAAAATCTTTCAATGGGACTTAATTTCACTCTATGTCATGCCAGGTATTTGTCAGAACCTTGAAAACAGAGGAAGTTTTCAATGGAGCTGGTAATAAAAATAGAAGGTATTTATACACAGGCCCTGCTCCTCTCGTGTCCACTGTGGAATCCTCTGGTGTTGTCAGGGCCTCTGGGCAACCTCAGCACCCCCACAGGTAGCCTATCTGCAGTCTGCATCTTCCGAGAGAGCAGGGGACTCGCTCTGGGGCTCTTCTCCTGTGTCCCCATCTCAGCCTGGCGGCGCCTCCGAACCCAGGGGCTGCCAGAGGGAGTGACGCTGCTGTCCGAGGAATAATCCATGCACTTGCGAAAGGTCTCAGGACTGGTGCTGGAGTTCGGCCTACCTTCTTCGGCCAGTGGGGATTTTCTGGAAACGCCTTTTCGTTGAGCCAAGGGGCTGCTCCAAGGACTTGAGCACGGGGAGGCATTCGGGCTCAGAAAGAGATTCTGGTGGCCAGAAGGGCTGAGCTTGTTGGCGACTGCATGGCGCCGGCCAGCCATAGGGGACGTGGGATTGCTCTCGGGGTCGGAGGAGCTGTTGGCGGAAGACTCATCCCCCACGTACTGAAGCTCCTCAACTCTCCTGTTTAGGGACTTGTTCAGGTGGATGCTCGACGTGGGTTCTTCATCCTGGTTCTTCTCTTTGGATGGTTTCTTTTTGGGTGGCTTCATACCAATCAGGACAGCTTTCATGCTCTCCCGGCCCTGAGATTCTGTGATCATGAACTCATGGGCTTTGATGGCCGCTTCCACCTCCTCGAACTCCACAATGGCGCACTCTTGGGTCCCCACCTGGCTGTACCGGCCGCTGATCCTCCGGATATCAGGAGGCAGCTCTCTCCCGGGTTTGAGGATTCGCACCGACGAGATGACTCCAAAGGTCCCGAAGAGCTTGAGCAGGTGTTCCATCACCTTCTCCTGCACCCTTCCATTCTTCTGGGGGGTGGCCAGGGCCCAGAGCTTAGGGGACAGGTAGAGGTCATAGACCAGGAGCATCTTGCTGGGGAGGTTCTCGCTGGGGAAGAGTGGGACAGGGGTGGTCCTCCTCACCTTCCGGTGGTCCTCATTCAACTCGAGGGTCACTGAGTACTTCAAGGCATGTGCTGTGGTTCTCCAGTCCCGTGTAAGGTGTTTTACCTGAAGAACACAGAGCAAATCAGAGATGGTACCTATTGTCCTTGTCCTCCTGGTGTCCTCTataatctccctccctcctttccttaccCCTGGAACATCAGTAACTAGAATTATACCCGGTATGTGCAGGCACTCAGAAACCTAGTGAGTGAACGAATACACTTTCTACAGTTACAAACAAGGCAGCACGGTTTAGAACAGTGCTGTCCGACAGATCTTTCCGAgctatggaaatattttattctgtgcaAGTTTAAAGGTTAAACCTGCAGGTTGTGGAACAAGGCTGTTGAAAACACAAATCCAGAGGCCACCTCTAACTGACAGTAAGACCTGAAGAGTTATGCAGTCCCTCAGtacctcaacttcctcatctgtaaaatgaagacattaaTAGTGTCTACCTCATAGAACTATCATGAGgactaaatgaataaagaaatatatacagaTCTACCCCCAGAcacacattttacatatataaaacttaGGACAGTGTCCAGCTCACAGTGAGTACTCAACAAATACTATGTGCTatcattatttcaaatattacaGGCTACCATTTTGACAGGATCTGGAGATTTTAACATTCAAATCCTTCTCTGAAGTGGTGCTTCCACATTTCTGCATTCAAGACACAGAAGGTGCCAAAAGGTCTTTCAGTATCTCCTGAAGATGATGTGGGCTGTTTCAACTTGGAATTAAATGCAACTTGGGTGTCAAGGAGAATGATGAAACGGTCCCTCACTCCTCCTCCTTTAGTGGAAATTGTGCGTATCAATGTTGCAGTGCATGGAAGCTCTATTTATACGGTAAAACAGTAATTTTCGAGAGGCCCACTTCTGGGGAAGGGAATGCCATGGAGAATGAGTCATCCCGAAGAAATGGTGGacgtgagtgggtgggtgggtaacCTGAGCCAGGAATGGCGAGATCACCCGGAGCCAGTGCAGCTGCTCTGCAGAGGCACCCTGACCCAAACAGGAACTTGCCGGACCTCAGAAGGGAGGGCTCCCAAACAGGGcggggttgggggagccctggcaGAGCTCTGAGTAGTACCGGCAGGCTCCTGGAGAGAGGGCACTCTCCACTCTAGCCTGTGGCCTCTGGGTGAAACAGCCCAGACTGGGGCTTAGGGTACGGGAATCACAAGTCACCTACACACAGAATCAATGGGCTGATTACCGTGGCAGGAGCCAAGGGCAGAGAGAAGCAGGTCCAGGCTTGGAGAGTTGGACTGCAGGTGGACAGGGTCTATGAGGGATCCAGAAAGGGTGAAGAAGATGACCACAGGACAATGGCTCTGTGGGGGTGAAACATGGGGGGGCCTTCTCCATTGCCAGTCATGGAGGGAGCACTCAGGAGAGCAGGGGAAGACTGGGCAAGGAGTGCCTGGGGGAAGGCCAGGGCGGCCTTACTCAGAGGGCCGGAGAAGCTGCTGGAAGGCCATGGTCAGTCCAGAGAGAAGCAGGACCCAGTACCCACCGCCcagagccaggagtcagggccACTGGGAATCTCTCTTAGGTCTGAGCATCCCAGGCCTGGGTCTGCGAGCTTGGGGAAGGAGTGTTCAGGCACCACCTAGGAACAGGAACCAGAGAGCTGCCATCTTTGTGCAATTACTAGAACTTGGTAAGATTTTCCAAAACTCTGTGATGGCCCTGGTCATATATGTTTCCTATTATGATTAGCAGGAAACGCTTTAGAATGAAAAgggtctttgctatcattttggAGGTGTTGGGGAGTCTGTGTCTACTCTGAAGCCAGTTTTCAACAGAGAACTCTCTGTTGAAAGATCCAGTAAGTGGcaacttaaaaaggaaagaaaattaggcTCACTTTTAGGGTCCCTGGGGAGGAATAAAGGGATGTACAGGATGATTCCACTGGCTGCTCCATTTTGTGTTCCCCCCCCAGCACTTTCATGTGAGGGCTTGCTCACTGTTCTCTGGACATGTGTGATACTGTGACTT
Above is a genomic segment from Pseudorca crassidens isolate mPseCra1 chromosome 1, mPseCra1.hap1, whole genome shotgun sequence containing:
- the LARP6 gene encoding la-related protein 6, with the protein product MAQPGEEALSGPETAVQIRVAIQEAEDVEELEDEEEEGAEARGSGDPSRYLSPGWGSASEEEPSRGHSGATTSGGENEREDLEQEWQPPDEELIKKLVDQIEFYFSDENLEKDAFLLKHVRRNKLGYVSVKLLTSFKKVKHLTRDWRTTAHALKYSVTLELNEDHRKVRRTTPVPLFPSENLPSKMLLVYDLYLSPKLWALATPQKNGRVQEKVMEHLLKLFGTFGVISSVRILKPGRELPPDIRRISGRYSQVGTQECAIVEFEEVEAAIKAHEFMITESQGRESMKAVLIGMKPPKKKPSKEKNQDEEPTSSIHLNKSLNRRVEELQYVGDESSANSSSDPESNPTSPMAGRRHAVANKLSPSGHQNLFLSPNASPCSSPWSSPLAQRKGVSRKSPLAEEGRPNSSTSPETFRKCMDYSSDSSVTPSGSPWVRRRRQAEMGTQEKSPRASPLLSRKMQTADRLPVGVLRLPRGPDNTRGFHSGHERSRACV